From Bacillus oleivorans, a single genomic window includes:
- a CDS encoding imidazoleglycerol-phosphate dehydratase — MTKRNNRNGSQNQSSPSNSGKLDTEFGQEAVSGDNSKGKHYNSKRGSKSQLKNPNNH, encoded by the coding sequence ATGACAAAGCGTAATAATCGAAATGGCAGTCAAAATCAAAGTTCGCCAAGTAATAGCGGCAAGTTAGACACAGAATTCGGTCAAGAGGCGGTTAGTGGCGATAACAGTAAGGGCAAACATTACAACTCCAAACGCGGAAGCAAATCTCAATTAAAAAATCCAAATAATCATTAA
- a CDS encoding zinc-dependent alcohol dehydrogenase: protein MKAVTYQGIKNVEVKEVNDPKIEKPDDILIKVTSSAICGSDLHLIHAMVPNMPTDFIIGHEPMGTVEEVGPEVTNLKKGDRVIIPFNISCGQCWYCQHDLTSQCDNSNPHGEMGAYFGYSETTGGYAGGQAEYMRVPYGNFTPFKIPEDCEVADEQLVLIADAASTAYWSVDHAGVKEGDTVIIFGCGPVGLLAQKFAWLKGAKRVIAVDYINYRLQHAKRTNNVEIINFEDHEHTGEYLKELTSGGADIVIDAVGMDGKFSDLEFLATGLKLQGGSMSALVMATQAVRKGGTIQITGAYGGRYNAFPLGDIFNRNIDIKTGQAPVIPYMKHLYQLVSERKVDIGDVVTHVLPLDQAKHGYEVFDTKTEDCIKVILKP from the coding sequence ATGAAAGCTGTCACATATCAAGGTATAAAAAATGTAGAAGTAAAAGAGGTAAATGACCCCAAAATAGAAAAACCAGATGATATTCTCATAAAGGTTACTTCGTCTGCAATTTGCGGATCGGATTTACACTTAATTCACGCAATGGTACCAAACATGCCAACGGATTTTATTATTGGGCATGAACCAATGGGAACCGTAGAGGAAGTCGGTCCAGAAGTAACCAATTTAAAAAAAGGGGACCGTGTAATTATCCCTTTTAATATTAGCTGTGGTCAATGTTGGTACTGTCAGCACGATTTAACAAGTCAATGTGATAATTCCAATCCACATGGTGAAATGGGAGCATACTTTGGTTACTCAGAAACGACTGGTGGATATGCAGGCGGCCAAGCTGAATATATGAGAGTTCCTTATGGAAATTTCACTCCATTTAAAATTCCTGAAGACTGCGAAGTTGCAGATGAACAACTTGTCTTAATTGCCGATGCTGCTTCAACAGCCTATTGGAGTGTGGATCATGCAGGGGTTAAAGAAGGGGATACTGTTATCATTTTTGGTTGTGGGCCAGTTGGACTTCTTGCACAAAAATTTGCCTGGTTAAAAGGTGCAAAAAGGGTTATTGCAGTAGATTACATTAATTATCGTTTACAGCATGCAAAACGTACGAATAATGTGGAAATCATTAATTTTGAAGACCATGAACATACGGGTGAATACTTAAAAGAACTTACAAGCGGAGGCGCTGATATAGTCATTGATGCAGTCGGTATGGACGGGAAGTTTTCGGACCTTGAATTTTTAGCGACTGGACTTAAACTTCAAGGGGGGTCTATGAGTGCTTTAGTCATGGCTACTCAGGCTGTTCGAAAAGGAGGAACCATACAAATAACAGGTGCTTACGGTGGCCGCTATAATGCATTCCCTCTTGGGGATATTTTTAACAGGAACATTGATATTAAGACTGGACAGGCACCAGTTATACCTTATATGAAACACCTGTATCAATTAGTTTCGGAAAGGAAAGTTGATATTGGAGATGTTGTTACACATGTATTGCCATTAGACCAAGCAAAGCATGGTTATGAGGTTTTTGATACGAAAACAGAAGATTGTATTAAAGTTATATTAAAACCATAA
- a CDS encoding spore coat protein yields MQDYLDPRNAEGMPNLADSTFALDFLLSVKNGIRNYGFAISETSNPELRKVLTKQLEAAIDLHGEITDLMIENKWLHPYNFKDQFPIDLKGAETAVQIGKMNLFPMDTDRGGMFATPNQ; encoded by the coding sequence ATGCAAGATTATCTAGACCCAAGAAATGCCGAAGGGATGCCCAACTTAGCCGATTCTACATTTGCATTAGATTTTTTATTATCTGTAAAAAATGGAATTCGCAATTATGGATTTGCTATATCAGAGACGTCCAACCCGGAACTCAGAAAGGTATTAACTAAACAATTGGAAGCTGCAATCGATTTACATGGAGAAATTACGGATTTAATGATTGAAAATAAATGGCTCCATCCTTATAACTTTAAAGATCAGTTCCCAATAGATTTAAAAGGAGCAGAAACCGCCGTTCAAATTGGAAAAATGAATCTATTCCCTATGGACACCGACAGAGGCGGTATGTTTGCAACACCAAATCAATAA
- a CDS encoding spore coat protein has translation MDMEKLAMHETLETHEIINFKTVCLVRSKLMQGICFNNELKKLMEKDVKQSIQDINELLPFYNQSQIIQ, from the coding sequence ATGGATATGGAAAAATTGGCAATGCATGAAACATTAGAAACACACGAGATCATCAATTTCAAAACAGTGTGTTTAGTTAGATCAAAATTAATGCAAGGAATATGCTTTAATAATGAGTTAAAAAAGCTTATGGAAAAAGATGTTAAACAATCCATTCAGGACATAAATGAACTACTCCCTTTTTATAATCAAAGCCAAATCATTCAATAG
- a CDS encoding spore coat protein — MNRFIQNIVGMGGMTDQVIATDFLISAKAGVRNYTAAITEAATPELRKVLREQLRDAIQTHENITNYMIAKGYYHPHDLSEQLQVDLTASNTATNLAQQQNG; from the coding sequence ATGAACCGATTTATTCAAAACATAGTCGGGATGGGTGGAATGACCGATCAGGTTATAGCAACAGACTTTTTAATTTCTGCTAAAGCTGGGGTTAGAAACTACACGGCTGCCATTACAGAAGCCGCTACTCCCGAATTACGAAAGGTATTAAGAGAACAATTACGAGATGCGATTCAAACACATGAGAATATTACCAACTATATGATCGCAAAGGGCTATTACCATCCACACGATTTAAGTGAGCAGCTTCAGGTTGATTTAACTGCTTCGAACACAGCAACTAACTTGGCGCAACAGCAAAATGGTTAA
- a CDS encoding helix-turn-helix domain-containing protein produces the protein MGIIDFTVLPPVGTLCNDVDSFRIARYGGEEALSIKVCPHGFPGIVFQQNNGQSAIKDINTKSGRVIDIPTLYIHGQVKELAIMNFKQGPFVTIQVVLKPHALRTLFGMDVSTLTNNSFGFAEIGMEDLNRQLLDAKDNKHYIKLLTDFLMEKQSQGYPRDTLVEQSLCLINKNISFVTVKYLIEQLHISERQFEKRFVQCVGITPQAFIRIKRVNEAIKLMDTDRYERLSDIARALNYYDQSHFIRDIKEFSGITPKSISQKVNSFHHDHISSSYLV, from the coding sequence ATGGGTATAATTGATTTTACTGTACTTCCGCCTGTGGGAACCCTATGTAATGATGTTGATAGTTTTAGAATAGCCAGATACGGCGGAGAAGAAGCATTATCTATTAAGGTATGTCCTCATGGGTTTCCAGGAATAGTTTTTCAGCAAAACAACGGGCAGTCCGCGATTAAAGACATTAACACCAAATCAGGACGTGTAATAGACATACCGACTCTATATATTCATGGTCAGGTAAAAGAACTTGCTATTATGAATTTTAAACAAGGACCGTTTGTAACCATTCAAGTCGTTCTTAAACCCCATGCCTTAAGAACTTTATTTGGTATGGATGTATCCACATTAACCAATAATTCCTTCGGTTTTGCTGAAATAGGAATGGAGGATCTGAATAGGCAGCTATTAGATGCAAAAGACAATAAGCATTATATAAAACTGTTAACTGATTTTTTAATGGAAAAACAAAGTCAAGGCTACCCAAGGGATACTTTAGTGGAACAGAGCCTCTGTTTAATTAATAAAAATATTAGTTTTGTAACAGTAAAATATTTAATTGAACAATTGCACATTTCAGAGCGGCAATTTGAAAAAAGATTTGTACAATGTGTTGGCATTACTCCGCAAGCTTTTATTCGAATAAAACGGGTCAATGAAGCGATTAAGCTTATGGATACAGACAGATACGAAAGGCTAAGTGATATAGCTCGGGCTCTAAATTATTATGACCAGTCACATTTCATACGGGATATAAAGGAATTCTCTGGAATCACACCTAAAAGCATTTCTCAAAAAGTAAATAGCTTTCATCATGATCACATAAGTTCCTCTTACTTAGTATAA
- a CDS encoding dihydrofolate reductase family protein, with protein sequence MRKVTMLNRISMDGYFASLNHTNFGMDWFIHDPEVDKEVRSGDGQVDTLILGAATYKGFERSWVPFLNDPNAPKELKAVAEELTNMKKVVFSTNLKEANWENTIIFADKPAQVIRELKSEEGSDMLIMGSGSIVQQLALEGLIDEYLFIVTPVVAGEGKPLFINVKQFGLELFKAKPFKSGNVLLHYTLKR encoded by the coding sequence ATGAGGAAAGTTACAATGTTAAACAGAATATCAATGGATGGTTACTTTGCCAGTCTGAATCACACCAATTTTGGCATGGATTGGTTTATTCATGACCCAGAGGTGGATAAAGAAGTTCGAAGCGGGGATGGACAAGTCGATACTCTCATTTTAGGTGCTGCTACATACAAAGGTTTTGAGCGCAGCTGGGTTCCTTTTTTAAATGATCCCAATGCTCCTAAGGAATTAAAGGCAGTAGCTGAAGAATTGACTAATATGAAAAAGGTTGTATTTTCAACAAATCTGAAAGAAGCAAATTGGGAAAATACAATAATATTTGCAGATAAACCTGCTCAGGTTATTCGGGAATTAAAATCAGAGGAAGGCTCTGATATGCTTATCATGGGAAGTGGGTCTATTGTTCAGCAGCTTGCATTAGAGGGACTGATTGACGAATATCTATTTATTGTCACTCCAGTAGTCGCAGGGGAGGGAAAGCCTCTATTTATAAATGTGAAACAATTCGGACTAGAACTTTTTAAAGCAAAACCATTTAAATCAGGTAACGTACTTTTACACTATACTTTAAAAAGATAG
- a CDS encoding DUF1801 domain-containing protein, which produces MPTNKKAGNQQLKSRKVSGSQQVTEFMENLDHPLKEEIDAVRKIILSTNGQITEQIKWNAPSFCFNNEDRITFNLHGKGMFKLIFHCGAKVKDRADKEPLFVDDTGILEWVSGDRAIVKITDNNDVKAKEAKLRDVVTKWLAITAS; this is translated from the coding sequence GTGCCTACAAATAAAAAAGCAGGTAATCAACAGTTAAAATCAAGGAAAGTATCTGGTTCCCAACAGGTAACAGAATTTATGGAAAATCTAGATCACCCTCTTAAAGAAGAAATAGATGCAGTGAGAAAAATCATTTTAAGCACTAATGGACAAATTACTGAACAGATCAAATGGAATGCTCCGAGTTTCTGTTTTAATAATGAAGACAGGATCACTTTTAATCTGCATGGAAAGGGAATGTTTAAACTTATCTTTCATTGTGGCGCCAAGGTAAAAGATAGGGCAGATAAGGAACCTTTATTTGTTGATGATACAGGTATATTGGAGTGGGTTTCAGGCGACAGAGCAATTGTAAAAATTACTGATAATAATGACGTAAAAGCTAAAGAAGCAAAACTTAGAGATGTAGTAACTAAGTGGTTAGCAATAACTGCTTCTTAG
- a CDS encoding beta-propeller domain-containing protein, protein MIKKLWILTGLLVFGMATSFIFANDHKEEVRMAPAPEVEPLDVVGSYDGFKKMMKEIEKDRSRFFAFDAVAMEAESSDGAVEQKSASSDSASGADYSTTNVQVNGVDEADRIKTDGKYMYQVKENHLIISSVYPANEMKVVFQKEYEDDFYPSELYVDDKQLIVIGHGQFKDPNIKSDVKSEPYYYPHSSVKVLIYDLHDRHNLELIREVEVEGHYNSSRKIGNSIYLVSNKYIPVHIFDKDETPDEDIFKPAYKDSVLGEEIKRPNWDQIYYFPEFEEPNYLIVSGIDLSNPEKPASISTYLGASQNIYASKEHLYVSKPNFSESGFLLNPAVDINTTIFKFKLENGNASYIAEGEVEGQILNQFSMDEHNGYFRIATTTGEVWNEKNASKNHLFILDQNLKKTGEIRDIAPNEAIYSVRFMGDRGYMVTFKKVDPLFVFDLKDPHNPSILGKLKIPGYSDYLHPYDENHIIGFGKDAVEATKGDFAYYQGMKMALFDITDVNNPKEKFVEFIGDRGTESELLYNHKALLFSKEKNLIAFPVRLHELPDGIDNTDGNAYGDFTFQGAFVYGLDLEKGFTLKKQITHISEDDTLRMGDYPDYQKEVQRIMYIEDTLYTMSNHKIEAHDLNTFNKQGELVLPY, encoded by the coding sequence ATGATTAAAAAACTCTGGATTTTAACTGGTTTATTGGTTTTTGGAATGGCGACTTCATTCATTTTTGCAAATGATCACAAAGAAGAAGTGAGAATGGCTCCGGCTCCAGAAGTTGAACCTTTAGATGTCGTTGGCTCCTATGACGGCTTTAAGAAAATGATGAAAGAAATAGAAAAGGATAGAAGCAGATTTTTTGCGTTTGATGCAGTAGCCATGGAAGCAGAAAGTTCGGATGGTGCTGTAGAACAAAAATCAGCAAGCTCTGATAGTGCGTCAGGGGCTGACTATTCAACAACAAATGTTCAAGTTAATGGGGTAGATGAAGCAGACCGAATCAAAACAGATGGAAAATACATGTACCAAGTTAAAGAAAATCATTTAATCATTTCAAGTGTATACCCTGCCAATGAAATGAAAGTTGTTTTTCAAAAGGAATATGAAGATGACTTTTATCCTTCAGAATTGTATGTAGATGATAAACAGCTGATCGTAATCGGTCATGGTCAGTTTAAAGACCCGAATATTAAATCAGATGTAAAAAGTGAGCCTTACTATTATCCTCACTCTAGTGTAAAGGTTTTAATTTATGATTTGCATGATCGGCATAATCTAGAACTCATTCGTGAAGTGGAAGTTGAAGGACACTATAACTCTTCACGAAAAATAGGGAACAGCATATATCTGGTTTCAAACAAATATATTCCCGTCCATATCTTCGATAAAGATGAAACACCTGATGAAGACATTTTTAAACCAGCCTATAAAGACAGTGTTTTAGGAGAAGAGATCAAACGGCCAAATTGGGACCAGATTTATTACTTTCCTGAATTTGAAGAACCGAATTATCTTATAGTATCTGGAATTGATTTAAGCAATCCTGAAAAACCGGCATCGATATCGACTTATTTAGGGGCAAGTCAAAATATTTATGCATCAAAAGAACATTTATACGTGTCAAAACCCAATTTTTCCGAAAGTGGTTTCTTATTGAATCCTGCTGTTGATATAAATACCACCATATTTAAATTTAAATTAGAAAACGGAAATGCTTCGTATATAGCTGAAGGGGAAGTGGAAGGGCAAATCTTAAACCAATTCTCTATGGATGAACACAATGGCTATTTCCGAATTGCAACGACTACAGGGGAAGTATGGAATGAGAAGAATGCTTCTAAAAATCATTTGTTTATTTTAGATCAAAATCTAAAGAAAACAGGTGAAATAAGAGATATTGCGCCAAATGAGGCCATATACTCCGTCCGCTTTATGGGAGATAGAGGCTATATGGTTACCTTTAAAAAAGTGGACCCGCTATTCGTCTTTGATTTAAAAGATCCACATAACCCATCGATTCTCGGAAAACTGAAGATCCCCGGATATAGTGATTACTTACATCCTTATGATGAAAATCATATTATTGGCTTTGGTAAAGATGCGGTTGAAGCAACAAAAGGAGATTTTGCCTATTACCAGGGAATGAAAATGGCGTTATTTGATATTACCGACGTGAACAACCCAAAAGAAAAATTTGTTGAATTCATTGGTGATCGAGGTACCGAATCGGAACTCCTCTATAACCATAAAGCCTTACTTTTTTCTAAGGAAAAAAATCTGATTGCATTCCCTGTCAGACTACATGAATTACCAGATGGAATCGACAATACAGACGGAAACGCATATGGTGATTTTACGTTCCAAGGCGCCTTTGTTTATGGATTAGATTTAGAAAAAGGGTTTACATTAAAGAAACAAATTACGCATATATCAGAAGATGATACATTGAGAATGGGCGACTATCCTGATTACCAAAAAGAAGTACAGCGCATCATGTATATTGAAGACACCTTATATACAATGTCAAATCACAAGATTGAAGCTCATGATTTAAATACTTTCAACAAACAGGGAGAGTTAGTTCTTCCTTATTAA
- a CDS encoding NEW3 domain-containing protein produces the protein MKKICKLFVSILLLVAFLPPLQGFSAMNEEPDVELWNVLKPLSTTVSFLNTGAHPDDERSDFLAYLSRGLGVKTASLIANRGEGGQNEIGTELGNALGIIRSNEMIEAAKITGVKAYHLSDVTSDAIYDFGFSKSPDETLEKWGEDVTYERLIHFIRTYKPDIVMPSFRNVDSQHGHHRAITILSLQAFEDAADPTVFPEHFEEGLTPWQIKKVYLPAASDSIPEKSTSIEIGVYDPIYQMTYPQLGEESRYMHKSQGMGNDIPAEPRQVKIELVKAVDSANNPALFAGVPYNFTDWAEVVPQEDLKDQLTELQNSLDQIVNLYPNRGAILPEVQKALKAVERLIAKTEKTELSEAVKVDLLHKLELKAEQLKEASFVASSLDVETTISSNVLTSGEKSTVTTTITNNGEKDIHQVQASLLLPDGWQNSGAKTISKLKSGASKTVTFDIEVPEDADYFNPYGEPTIQSKIAFKENGYTTESVLVPEETVAVLPEFSITLDPQNVIVNTADIQDKIPVTVKVKNYFAGEKKATISLDLPEGWSSDPVETELFFTERFEEKEATFNLTPPADIEAGDFDIEALATADGKTFNTTVQEISYDHIKDSYYQYPSVINGVAFELLKPDHLKIGYVESGFDKVADYLINAGFDVTKLTEEDLSSGDLSQYDTIVTGIRAYLSRQDLAVNNDRLLEYVENGGHLVVQYHKPEDNWNIEETAPYPITIGSPSIRWRVTDENAAVTVSKPDHKLFNYPNRITENDWANWVQERGLYFPMQWDSSYETFLTMADPGEAPFNSGILLAPYGQGTYLYTNLVFYRQMENQVPGAYRIFTNLISY, from the coding sequence GTGAAGAAGATATGTAAGCTTTTTGTATCGATCCTGTTATTAGTCGCATTTCTGCCGCCTCTTCAAGGGTTTTCAGCAATGAATGAGGAGCCAGATGTAGAGCTTTGGAATGTATTGAAACCTCTTAGTACCACTGTTTCATTCTTAAATACCGGTGCACACCCGGATGATGAAAGAAGTGATTTTCTTGCCTATTTGTCAAGAGGACTTGGGGTTAAAACAGCCAGTTTGATTGCCAATCGCGGCGAAGGCGGCCAAAATGAAATTGGAACGGAATTAGGGAATGCCCTTGGTATTATTCGTTCCAATGAAATGATTGAAGCAGCCAAAATTACGGGCGTAAAAGCCTATCATTTAAGTGATGTAACATCAGATGCGATTTATGACTTTGGTTTTTCAAAATCACCAGATGAAACCCTTGAAAAATGGGGAGAAGATGTCACCTACGAGCGGCTTATTCATTTCATCAGAACGTACAAGCCGGATATTGTAATGCCTTCATTCCGAAATGTAGATAGTCAGCACGGACATCATCGAGCCATAACTATTTTATCCTTACAAGCATTTGAAGATGCAGCGGATCCGACTGTTTTTCCAGAACATTTTGAGGAAGGTTTAACACCTTGGCAAATTAAAAAGGTTTATTTACCTGCAGCTTCAGACTCAATTCCAGAGAAATCGACTTCAATTGAAATCGGTGTCTACGACCCAATTTACCAAATGACTTATCCTCAGCTTGGCGAGGAATCTAGATATATGCACAAGAGCCAAGGTATGGGTAATGATATACCTGCTGAACCTAGACAGGTTAAAATTGAACTGGTAAAAGCGGTGGATTCAGCGAATAATCCTGCTTTATTTGCTGGAGTGCCATATAATTTTACGGACTGGGCAGAGGTTGTTCCGCAGGAAGATCTAAAAGATCAATTGACTGAGCTCCAAAATAGCCTGGATCAGATTGTTAACCTTTATCCGAATAGAGGAGCGATCTTGCCTGAGGTACAAAAAGCATTAAAAGCTGTAGAAAGGTTAATCGCTAAAACGGAAAAAACTGAATTAAGTGAAGCCGTTAAAGTGGATTTACTCCATAAACTTGAATTAAAAGCTGAACAGCTAAAAGAGGCAAGCTTTGTAGCATCTAGTCTGGATGTGGAAACAACCATTAGTTCCAATGTATTAACTAGCGGTGAAAAATCAACAGTTACGACCACCATCACGAATAATGGCGAAAAGGACATCCATCAAGTTCAGGCATCTCTCCTTTTACCTGACGGCTGGCAAAATAGCGGGGCAAAAACAATTTCGAAGTTAAAATCAGGTGCTTCAAAAACCGTAACATTTGACATTGAGGTTCCTGAGGATGCTGATTATTTTAACCCGTATGGTGAGCCAACGATTCAAAGCAAAATTGCTTTTAAAGAAAATGGATATACTACTGAATCAGTATTAGTGCCTGAAGAAACAGTGGCGGTTTTACCTGAATTCAGTATTACACTGGATCCGCAAAATGTGATTGTCAACACAGCTGATATTCAAGACAAGATCCCTGTTACGGTTAAAGTGAAGAATTACTTTGCAGGTGAGAAAAAGGCAACGATTTCTTTAGATCTTCCAGAAGGCTGGTCAAGCGACCCAGTTGAAACGGAACTATTTTTTACAGAAAGATTTGAGGAAAAAGAGGCGACCTTTAACTTAACGCCTCCAGCAGATATTGAAGCAGGGGATTTTGACATTGAAGCTCTGGCAACAGCAGATGGCAAAACATTTAACACAACTGTTCAAGAGATTTCTTATGATCATATTAAAGATTCGTATTACCAATATCCTTCTGTGATCAATGGCGTAGCCTTTGAATTATTAAAGCCGGATCATCTAAAAATCGGCTATGTTGAAAGCGGCTTTGATAAAGTAGCTGATTACTTAATCAATGCAGGCTTTGATGTCACCAAATTGACAGAAGAAGATTTATCATCAGGAGACTTATCTCAGTATGACACGATTGTAACTGGGATTCGGGCCTATCTATCAAGACAGGATCTTGCTGTAAATAATGACCGATTATTAGAATATGTCGAAAATGGCGGTCACTTGGTTGTTCAATATCATAAACCGGAAGATAATTGGAATATTGAAGAAACAGCGCCTTATCCAATTACAATCGGAAGTCCTTCAATCAGATGGCGGGTTACAGATGAAAATGCCGCTGTTACGGTGAGCAAACCAGATCATAAACTCTTTAACTATCCGAATCGAATTACGGAAAATGATTGGGCCAACTGGGTTCAAGAAAGAGGACTGTACTTCCCAATGCAATGGGATTCCAGCTACGAAACCTTCCTAACCATGGCTGACCCAGGCGAAGCTCCATTCAATAGCGGCATACTCCTAGCCCCATACGGCCAAGGAACCTATTTATACACCAATTTGGTCTTCTACAGACAAATGGAAAACCAAGTCCCAGGCGCCTACCGCATCTTCACAAATTTAATCAGTTATTGA
- a CDS encoding tyrosine-protein phosphatase — protein sequence MKSVLREIKLEGGFNFRDLGGYQTKEGRTVRSGMLFRSGNLSRLTESDREIVKQLGIKKICDLRGMDEVERFPDPIIDDITWHHTPILSEEKMLGQVGDDTDFADQLRKTKPGELLMNLNQHMVTYKSAFRKVFQVLLTEPNHPLLFHCMAGKDRTGAVAALILRILGVPREKILEDYLYTNETLEQMAVNFTEIGYNDLPNIDQDVLDALFEARTEYINAFLDEIDAKYGNIDLYAKEFLGLSENDIKVLKSHLLE from the coding sequence ATGAAAAGCGTGTTACGTGAGATTAAATTAGAGGGCGGTTTTAATTTTCGTGATTTAGGTGGCTACCAGACAAAAGAAGGTCGTACGGTAAGATCGGGAATGTTATTTCGCTCAGGAAATTTAAGTAGATTGACAGAATCAGACCGGGAAATTGTGAAACAATTGGGTATCAAAAAAATCTGTGATTTGCGTGGAATGGACGAAGTTGAGAGATTCCCAGATCCAATTATTGACGATATAACTTGGCATCACACACCAATCCTTTCTGAAGAAAAGATGTTGGGGCAGGTTGGAGACGATACTGATTTTGCAGACCAGCTTAGGAAGACCAAGCCAGGGGAATTATTAATGAATTTGAATCAACATATGGTTACGTATAAGAGTGCATTCCGAAAAGTTTTTCAAGTACTATTAACCGAACCGAATCATCCTTTACTTTTCCATTGTATGGCTGGAAAAGATAGAACGGGTGCTGTCGCTGCACTCATTCTTAGAATTCTTGGAGTTCCTCGGGAAAAGATCTTAGAAGATTACTTATACACAAATGAAACACTTGAACAAATGGCAGTAAACTTTACGGAAATCGGGTATAATGACCTGCCAAATATCGATCAGGACGTATTAGATGCCTTGTTTGAGGCACGAACAGAGTATATAAATGCCTTTTTAGATGAGATTGATGCAAAATATGGAAATATAGATTTATATGCAAAAGAGTTCCTCGGTCTTTCAGAAAATGATATAAAAGTACTTAAAAGTCATTTATTAGAGTAA
- a CDS encoding GNAT family N-acetyltransferase: protein MGHQFNNLWIGPAYVFPDVKDRAGTQAVEVTQENKELLKPYFPYTFENFKYKQPCFVIVEDNITVSICCSARKSTTADEASVFTHEDYRGKGYGLDVTSAWAAEVQKQGRIALYSTSWDNFASQSVARKLRLFQYGTDIHMS, encoded by the coding sequence ATGGGCCATCAGTTCAATAACTTATGGATTGGACCAGCTTACGTGTTTCCTGATGTAAAAGACAGGGCTGGTACACAAGCTGTAGAAGTTACCCAAGAAAATAAAGAACTACTAAAGCCTTATTTTCCCTATACATTTGAGAATTTTAAGTATAAGCAACCTTGTTTTGTAATAGTTGAAGATAACATTACTGTTTCGATTTGTTGTAGTGCAAGGAAGTCAACAACCGCAGACGAAGCAAGTGTATTCACACATGAAGATTACCGCGGAAAAGGATACGGTTTGGACGTGACAAGTGCCTGGGCAGCAGAGGTACAAAAACAGGGACGAATTGCTCTATATAGTACTTCGTGGGACAATTTTGCATCTCAATCAGTGGCAAGGAAACTCAGATTGTTTCAGTATGGAACCGACATTCATATGAGTTAA